In the genome of Actinomadura luzonensis, the window GGCACCACCCATCCGCTGGCCACTACGCCCCGTGACTTTGACAGCTTCACAGCGCGCGAACACGCGACACTTGATTACGCGAGGTCGCCAGTTCTGGAACCGTGGCTGGCCCGAGTGGTATGACTCGTTCGAGGCGATGGCGCCAGGCTCCCCGCCAGGCCGCGGCGCACAGCCTGCAACCCCATCGCCCTCCTGATCTTTGAGCCGATCAAGCTCCGCTGGTCCACGCGGAGTTCCTCGAACCTGGGCGCGCTGATCTACCCCCACAGCAGGTTGCCCCGGCCGGGGCCGTGGCACTACGTGATCCTCGTGCTGAACTTCCTGTTCTTCGGGTTCTTCTTCGTCAACTTCATCGGGGACCCGCTGGTCACGTTCTGACGCGGACGCCGCGCCGCCACACGCCGGCCAGGTCGCGGGTGGCGGCGATGGCGGCCGTGGGGTCGCCGTCGACCAGGAGGAGGTCGGCGCGGGCGCCCGGGGCGATCCGGCCGCGGTCGCGCAGCCCGAAGTGCCGGGCGGGCAGGGAGGTGGCGGCGGCCAGCGCCTGCGTCTCCGTCAGCCCGGCCTCGACCAGCAGGGCCAGTTCGTCGTGCATGGCCTCGCCGAACGGCACGAGCGCGGGGCCGCCGCCCTCGTTGGCGTCGGTGCCGGCCAGGATCGGCACGCCCGCCTGGTGCAGGGCCCCGACGCTGTCCCGGGCGGCCTCGTACGACAGCCCGTACGTGTCGGCCATGCGCCGCATCATGGTCAGCGTCGGGACCGCCGTGCGCCCCGCGCCGGCCATCGTGCGGGCGAACGCGGGCGTGAGCGGCGTGTCGAGGGGGGCGTGCGTGATCATGTCCACGCCCGCGTCGAGGGCGACCTGGGCGGCGGCGTGCCTCGGGGCGTGCGCCACGGTCAGCAGGCCGCGCCGGGCGGCGGCCGTGACCAGGGCGCGCACGGTCTCCGGGGCGAGCGCGGGCGTGGCCGGGTCCGCCAGGACGATCTTGATGTAGTCGGAGCCCTCCGCGGCGCGGGCGGCGACGAACGCCTCGGCCTCCTCCGGGCCGCTCACCTTGGGCAGCCCCGGCACGTCGGGAGGCCCGCCGGGGACGCTGGCCAGGATGCCGGAGCTGCGCAGGCCGGCCACGTCGTCCCGGCTCGCGGCGGCCTCGCGCAGCGCGGCGAGTTCGGCGAGCGGGTAGGAGAACATGTTCAGGCAGGTCGTCGTGCCCTGGACGAGGGCCTTGCGCAGATGCTCGGCGGTCGCGGCGTGGGTGTGGGCGTCGATCAGGCCGGGCAGCAGGGTGCGCCCGTCGCCAGGCACGATCTCCCAGCCGGGACGCCTGGGGATGCGGGGAGCGACATGGGTGATCTCGGCCCCGTCGATGAGGACGCCGCCCGTGCCGGTGACGCGCTCCCCGTCGAAGATGCGCACGTCCTCGATGAGCGTCTGCTTCGTCATGGTTCTCCTCTAGATAGACAAGCAACTTGTCTTTCTCGGGAACGGTAGACTCCTGAGCCGGAAATGGTCAAGCCACTTGTCCAAAGGGGACGCCGTGATGGCCGAAGAGGCGACCGAGCTGCCGTTGCTGCTGGCCATGGCGTTCCGGGTGCTGTCGACCCGCCTGCGGGAACGGCTCGCCGACGAGGGGCACGACGGGCTGCGCCCGGCGCACGGGTTCGCGCTGGCGTACCTGAGGCGGCGCGGCGGCTCCACGGCCGGGGAGCTGGCGCGGCTGGTCGGGATGACCAAGCAGGCCTCGGCCCAGCTCCTCGCCGAGCTGGAGTCCGGCGGTTATGTCGAACGCCGGCCCAACCCCGATGACCGCCGCAGCCAGATCGTGATGCCGACCGAGCGGGGCGCGGGCGTGGAGCGGCTGTTCTCGGCGTTGTGGCGCGAGGTCGAGGACGACTGGGCCCGCCAGGTGGGGGCGGAGACCCTCGACCACACGCGGCAGGCGCTCCAGGCGCTGGTCCGCGGTTCGGTTCCCCAGGGCCCGGCCCCGGTACGCCCCGACTGGTGAGGACGCTTGCGCGTTGGTCGAAGAATCGTGAGCCCGCCGCCCCCGTCGCCACCCAGGCCGGCGCCGCCGCCGCCGGGCACGCGGCCACCAGCGTCGCCGAGCACCGGGTGCGGCTCTATGAGCTGGTGACGAAGGAGGGCGGCTTCTTCTGCACCGCCGGCGAGACGGAGCAGGCCGCGATCGGTCACCACGGCTGGTCCACCACGCAGACACCGCTGTACTACCTGTCGGCCGCGCCGTTCCCCGGCGGCAAGCCGCTGTTCCGGCTGCGCCGGCCGAAGAAGCAGTCCTCCATCGTGACCGCGTCCGTGGCCGAGCGGGAGCGCCTGGTGGCCTCGGGCGACTTCCGCTACGACGGCATCCTGGGCTACGCGCCCGGCTCGGCCGGTGCGGGCGGCGACGTGAAGGTGTTCCGCCTGTCGAACAACAACAACATCATCCTGATCACCTCTGTGAATCGCTTTCATCCATCCTCGGCACGTGACGGCTTCCGCAGAAGAGTCAGTGCCGGTGCCGGTGCCGGCGCCCGCGGCGAGGTGGCGCCCCTTCTCTGGCTGGCCGGCCCCGTGTCGCGAGCCGATCACCGCCAGGGTGGTACGGCATGACGACGCGGATGCTGGCCGATGCGGTGGCTGCGCTGCCGCAGGTGCTGGAGGCTCTGGGCTGGGAGGGGTGGCGTGTGGTCCAGGCCAGGGCCTTGAGCAGCCGGCGATGGGTGGTTTGTGAACTGGACGAGGCCGAGCACGAGGCCCGGTTGCGCGACCGGCTGCCGCCCGCGGCTGACGCCTTGCTGTTGCGCTGCCTCGCCCACAGTCACCCGGGCTTCCTGTCACGCCCGGCGCCGGTGCGCATCCAAGGTGCGATCGCAGCGCGTAGGACCTGGGTGGCCGCGAGGAACAATCTCGGTGGATTCGTGTCGTTCGGCGAGCGGGTGGCCCTGATGCCGACCGTGGTGGCGCGAGGGTTGCCGGCCGCGGTGGATGCCGCCTGCTACGGCTTCGGCGTGGTGGCGTTGGAAGAACCCGGCCGGTTGGTCCATCCACCTGAACCCGTTCCCGCCCAGGAACGCACGTGGGTGAGACGACTGGTTGAGGAGGTGGTCTATGACGCCGTGCTTCGTCAAGCAGGTCAGTCTCTTCCCGTCGCGCTGGGCGTGGGGTAGGACTTCACCCACGCCTGCAAGTACTTGGGCACCCCCCACGACAGCCGGCGCTGGGCGATCTTCTCCACCGTCATCAGCGCCAGGAGTGGCAGGACGAGCGAGTGCCGCCGGCGCGTCCCAAGGTCCGGGGGAGGGGGAGGCGAAAGGTCGGCCGGATAGAGACGACGCAGCGAAGAGGTGGCGCCCAAGGCCGCCCGGAGCGCGCCGTGGGCGACGGCTCCCAGCCCGGAGACGTCCGTGCTCAGCAGGCCCACCGGAACTGTGGCACGTTCCAGCACGTGTTTCAGACCCGCGACTGTCCGGACAGAGCCCAGGGGATCGCCCGATGCTCCAGCACGAGCGCCACCGGCGTCTCGTGCGAGCAGATCTCATCGACGAGATGGTCCACCCAAGGCGCCAGCAGCC includes:
- a CDS encoding amidohydrolase family protein, which encodes MTKQTLIEDVRIFDGERVTGTGGVLIDGAEITHVAPRIPRRPGWEIVPGDGRTLLPGLIDAHTHAATAEHLRKALVQGTTTCLNMFSYPLAELAALREAAASRDDVAGLRSSGILASVPGGPPDVPGLPKVSGPEEAEAFVAARAAEGSDYIKIVLADPATPALAPETVRALVTAAARRGLLTVAHAPRHAAAQVALDAGVDMITHAPLDTPLTPAFARTMAGAGRTAVPTLTMMRRMADTYGLSYEAARDSVGALHQAGVPILAGTDANEGGGPALVPFGEAMHDELALLVEAGLTETQALAAATSLPARHFGLRDRGRIAPGARADLLLVDGDPTAAIAATRDLAGVWRRGVRVRT
- a CDS encoding MarR family winged helix-turn-helix transcriptional regulator: MAEEATELPLLLAMAFRVLSTRLRERLADEGHDGLRPAHGFALAYLRRRGGSTAGELARLVGMTKQASAQLLAELESGGYVERRPNPDDRRSQIVMPTERGAGVERLFSALWREVEDDWARQVGAETLDHTRQALQALVRGSVPQGPAPVRPDW